A stretch of the Leopardus geoffroyi isolate Oge1 chromosome B2, O.geoffroyi_Oge1_pat1.0, whole genome shotgun sequence genome encodes the following:
- the BAG6 gene encoding large proline-rich protein BAG6 isoform X13 translates to MEPSDTTSTTTSMEEPDSLEVLVKTLDSQTRTFIVGAQMNVKEFKEHIAASVSIPSEKQRLIYQGRVLQDDKKLQEYNVGGKVIHLVERAPPQTQLPSGASSGIGSASATHGGGPPPGTRGPGASVHDRNANSYVMVGTFNLPSDGSAVDVHINMEQAPIQSEPRVRLVMAQHMIRDIQTLLSRMECRGGPQAQHSQPPPQTPTVAPESVALSSQTSEPVESEVPPREPMEAEEVEERAPAQSPELTPSGPAPAGPTPAPETNAPNHPSPAEYVEVLQELQRLESRLQPFMQRYYEVLGAAATTDYNNNQEGREEDQRLINLVGESLRLLGNTFVALSDLRCNLACAPPRHLHVVRPMSHYTTPMVLQQAAIPIQINVGTTVTMTGNGTRPPPTSNAEAAPPGPGQGSSLAPTSTTVESSTEGVPPPGPAPPPTTSHPRVIRISHQSVEPVVMMHMNIQDSGTQPGGVPSAPTGPLGPPGHGQTLGSTLIQLPSLPPEFMHAVAHQITHQAMVAAVASAAAGQQVPGFPTAPTRVVIARPTPPQARPSHPGGPPISGTLGAGLGTNASLAQMVSGLVGQLLMQPVLVAQGTPGMAPPPAPATASASAGTTNTATTAGPAPGGPAQPPPPQPSAADLQFSQLLGNLLGPAGPGAGGPGMASPTITVAMPGVPAFLQGMTDFLQATQTAPPPPPPPPPPPPAPEQQTMPPPGSPPGGAGSPGGLGLESLSPEFFTSVVQGVLNSLLGSLGARAGSSESIAAFIQRLSGSSNIFEPGADGALGFFGALLSLLCQNFSMVDVVMLLHGHFQPLQRLQPQLRSFFHQHYLGGQEPTPGNIRTATHTLITGLEEYVRESFSLVQVQPGVDIIRTNLEFLQEQFNSIAAHVLHCTDSGFGARLLELCNQGLFECLALNLHCLGGQQMELAAVINGRIRRMSRGVNPSLVSWLTTMMGLRLQVVLEHMPVGPDAILRYVRRVGDPPQPLPEEPMEVQGSERTSPEPQRENASPAPGTTAEEAMSRGPPPAPEGGGSRDEQDGASAETEPWAAAVPPEWVPIIQQDIQSQRKVKPQPPLSDAYLSGMPAKRRKVCHQSPRHLRVALCDQPNHQLQTGNQQTSLTGTRNRSPSGSQL, encoded by the exons ATGGAGCCCAGTGATACTACCAGTACCACTACCAGTATGGAGGAGCCTGACAGCCTGGAGGTGCTGGTGAAGACCTTGGACTCTCAGACTCGGACCTTTATTGTGGGGGCCCAG ATGAATGTAAAGGAATTTAAGGAGCACATCGCTGCCTCTGTCAGCATTCCCTCTGAGAAACAACGGCTCATCTATCAGGGACGAGTTCTGCAGGATGATAAGAAGCTCCAGGAATACA atgTTGGGGGAAAGGTTATTCACCTGGTGGAACGGGCTCCTCCTCAGACGCAGCTGCCTTCTGGGGCATCTTCTGGGATAGGGTCTGCCTCAGCCACCCATGGTGGGGGACCCCCGCCTGGTACTCGGGGGCCTGGGGCCTCTGTTCATGACCGGAATGCCAACAGCTATGTCATGGTTGGAACCTTCAATCTTCCT AGTGACGGCTCTGCTGTGGATGTTCACATCAACATGGAACAGGCCCCGATTCAG AGTGAGCCCCGAGTACGGCTGGTGATGGCTCAGCACATGATCAGAGATATACAGACCTTACTTTCCCGGATGGAG TGTCGAGGGGGACCCCAAGCACAGCACAGTCAGCCGCCCCCACAGACGCCAACCGTGGCCCCGGAGTCTGTAGCCTTGAGTTCTCAAACATCAGAACCAGTTGAAAGTGAAGTGCCTCCTCGGGAGCCCATGGAGGCCGAAGAAGTGGAGGAGCGtgccccagcccagagcccggagctCACCCCTTCCGGCCCAGCTCCAGCAGGCCCAACACCTGCCCCAGAGACCAATGCACCCAA CCATCCTTCCCCTGCGGAGTATGTTGAAGTGCTCCAGGAGCTACAGCGGCTTGAGAGCCGCCTCCAGCCCTTCATGCAGCGCTACTATGAGGTTCTGGGCGCTGCCGCCACCACGGACTACAACAACAAC CAAGAGGGCCGCGAAGAGGACCAGCGCTTGATCAACTTGGTGGGGGAGAGCCTACGGCTGCTGGGCAACACTTTTGTGGCGCTGTCTGACCTGCGCTGCAACCTGGCCTGTGCGCCCCCACGACACCTGCATGTGGTCCGGCCCATGTCTCACTACACCACCCCCATGGTGCTCCAGCAGGCAGCCATTCCCATCCAG ATCAACGTGGGAACCACCGTGACCATGACGGGGAATGGGACTCGGCCCCCCCCGACTTCTAATGCGGAGGCAGCTCCCCCTGGTCCTGGGCAGGGCTCATCCCTGGCTCCCACTTCTACCACTGTCGAGTCCTCAACTGAGGGTGTTCCCCCACCAGGGCCGGCTCCCCCCCCGACCACCAGCCACCCAAGGGTCATCCGGATTTCCCACCAGAGCGTGGAACCTGTAGTCATGATGCACATGAACATCCAAG ATTCTGGCACACAGCCCGGTGGAGTTCCGAGTGCTCCCACTGGCCCCCTAGGACCCCCTGGTCATGGCCAAACCCTGG GCTCCACCCTCATCcagctgccctccctgccccctgagTTCATGCACGCCGTCGCCCACCAGATCACTCATCAGGCCATGGTGGCAGCTGTTGCCTCCGCGGCCGCAG GACAGCAGGTGCCAGGTTTCCCGACAGCTCCGACCCGGGTGGTGATTGCTCGGCCCACCCCTCCACAGGCTCGGCCTTCCCATCCTGGGGGGCCCCCAATCTCGGGTACTCTA GGCGCTGGACTAGGTACCAATGCCTCTTTGGCCCAGATGGTGAGCGGCCTCGTGGGGCAGCTTCTTATGCAGCCCGTTCTTGTGG CTCAGGGGACCCCAGGAATGGCaccacctccagcccctgccaCTGCTTCAGCCAGTGCAGGCACCACCAACACAGCAACCACAGCTGGTCCTGCCCCCGGGGGGCCCGCCCAGCCTCCACCCCCTCAACCCTCAGCGGCCGATCTTCAGTTCTCACAGCTCCTAGGGAACCTGCTGGGTCCTGCGGGGCCAGGGGCCGGAGGGCCTGGCATGGCTTCTCCCACCATCACCGTGGCGATGCCTGGTGTCCCTGCCTTTCTCCAGGGCATGACCGACTTTCTGCAG GCGACGCAGACGGCCCCtccgcccccaccaccacccccacccccacccccggccccagaGCAGCAGACCATGCCCCCACCAGGGTCCCCTCCTGGTGGCGCAGGGAGTCCTGGAGGCCTGGGTCTTGAGAGCCTTTCACCGGAGTTTTTTACCTCCGTGGTGCAGGGCGTGCTGAACTCCCTGCTGGGCTCCCTGGGGGCTCGGGCTGGCAGTAGTGAAAGTATTGCTGCTTTCATACAGCGCCTCAGTGGATCAAGCAACATCTTTGAGCCTGGGGCTGATGGGGCCCTCG gATTCTTTGGGGCCCTACTCTCTCTGCTGTGCCAGAACTTTTCCATGGTGGATGTGGTGATGCTTCTTCATGGGCATTTCCAGCCACTGCAGCGGCTCCAGCCCCAGCTGCGATCCTTTTTCCACCAGCACTACCTGGGTGGCCAAGAGCCCACACCTGGTAACATACGG ACGGCAACCCACACGTTGATCACAGGGCTGGAAGAGTACGTGCGGGAGAGTTTT TCTTTGGTGCAGGTTCAGCCAGGGGTGGACATCATCCGGACAAACCTGGAATTTCTCCAAGAGCAGTTCAATAGCATCGCTGCTCATGTGCTGCACTGCACAG ACAGTGGATTTGGGGCCCGCCTGCTTGAGTTGTGTAACCAGGGCCTGTTTGAATGCCTGGCCCTCAACCTGCACTGCTTGGGGGGACAGCAGATGGAGCTTGCCGCGGTCATCAATGGCCGAATT CGTCGCATGTCTCGTGGGGTGAACCCGTCCTTGGTGAGCTGGCTGACCACTATGATGGGACTGAGGCTTCAGGTGGTTTTGGAGCACATGCCCGTAGGCCCTGATGCCATTCTCAGATATGTTCGCAGGGTTGGTGATCCCCCCCAG CCACTTCCCGAGGAGCCAATGGAAGTTCAGGGATCAGAGAGAACTTCCCCTGAGCCTCAG CGGGAGAATGCTTCCCCGGCCCCTGGAACAACAGCAGAAGAGGCCATGTCCCGAGGTCCGCCTCCTGCTCCTGAGGGCGGCGGCTCCCGTGACGAACAGGATGGAGCTTCAGCTGAGACAGAACCTTGGGCGGCCGCAGTCCCCCCA GAGTGGGTTCCGATTATCCAGCAGGACATTCAGAGCCAGCGGAAGGTGAAGCCGCAGCCTCCCCTGAGCGATGCCTACCTCAGTGGTATGCCTGCCAAGAGACGCAAG
- the BAG6 gene encoding large proline-rich protein BAG6 isoform X12, with product MEPSDTTSTTTSMEEPDSLEVLVKTLDSQTRTFIVGAQMNVKEFKEHIAASVSIPSEKQRLIYQGRVLQDDKKLQEYNVGGKVIHLVERAPPQTQLPSGASSGIGSASATHGGGPPPGTRGPGASVHDRNANSYVMVGTFNLPSDGSAVDVHINMEQAPIQSEPRVRLVMAQHMIRDIQTLLSRMECRGGPQAQHSQPPPQTPTVAPESVALSSQTSEPVESEVPPREPMEAEEVEERAPAQSPELTPSGPAPAGPTPAPETNAPNHPSPAEYVEVLQELQRLESRLQPFMQRYYEVLGAAATTDYNNNQEGREEDQRLINLVGESLRLLGNTFVALSDLRCNLACAPPRHLHVVRPMSHYTTPMVLQQAAIPIQINVGTTVTMTGNGTRPPPTSNAEAAPPGPGQGSSLAPTSTTVESSTEGVPPPGPAPPPTTSHPRVIRISHQSVEPVVMMHMNIQDSGTQPGGVPSAPTGPLGPPGHGQTLGSTLIQLPSLPPEFMHAVAHQITHQAMVAAVASAAAGQQVPGFPTAPTRVVIARPTPPQARPSHPGGPPISGTLQGAGLGTNASLAQMVSGLVGQLLMQPVLVAQGTPGMAPPPAPATASASAGTTNTATTAGPAPGGPAQPPPPQPSAADLQFSQLLGNLLGPAGPGAGGPGMASPTITVAMPGVPAFLQGMTDFLQATQTAPPPPPPPPPPPPAPEQQTMPPPGSPPGGAGSPGGLGLESLSPEFFTSVVQGVLNSLLGSLGARAGSSESIAAFIQRLSGSSNIFEPGADGALGFFGALLSLLCQNFSMVDVVMLLHGHFQPLQRLQPQLRSFFHQHYLGGQEPTPGNIRTATHTLITGLEEYVRESFSLVQVQPGVDIIRTNLEFLQEQFNSIAAHVLHCTDSGFGARLLELCNQGLFECLALNLHCLGGQQMELAAVINGRIRRMSRGVNPSLVSWLTTMMGLRLQVVLEHMPVGPDAILRYVRRVGDPPQPLPEEPMEVQGSERTSPEPQRENASPAPGTTAEEAMSRGPPPAPEGGGSRDEQDGASAETEPWAAAVPPEWVPIIQQDIQSQRKVKPQPPLSDAYLSGMPAKRRKVCHQSPRHLRVALCDQPNHQLQTGNQQTSLTGTRNRSPSGSQL from the exons ATGGAGCCCAGTGATACTACCAGTACCACTACCAGTATGGAGGAGCCTGACAGCCTGGAGGTGCTGGTGAAGACCTTGGACTCTCAGACTCGGACCTTTATTGTGGGGGCCCAG ATGAATGTAAAGGAATTTAAGGAGCACATCGCTGCCTCTGTCAGCATTCCCTCTGAGAAACAACGGCTCATCTATCAGGGACGAGTTCTGCAGGATGATAAGAAGCTCCAGGAATACA atgTTGGGGGAAAGGTTATTCACCTGGTGGAACGGGCTCCTCCTCAGACGCAGCTGCCTTCTGGGGCATCTTCTGGGATAGGGTCTGCCTCAGCCACCCATGGTGGGGGACCCCCGCCTGGTACTCGGGGGCCTGGGGCCTCTGTTCATGACCGGAATGCCAACAGCTATGTCATGGTTGGAACCTTCAATCTTCCT AGTGACGGCTCTGCTGTGGATGTTCACATCAACATGGAACAGGCCCCGATTCAG AGTGAGCCCCGAGTACGGCTGGTGATGGCTCAGCACATGATCAGAGATATACAGACCTTACTTTCCCGGATGGAG TGTCGAGGGGGACCCCAAGCACAGCACAGTCAGCCGCCCCCACAGACGCCAACCGTGGCCCCGGAGTCTGTAGCCTTGAGTTCTCAAACATCAGAACCAGTTGAAAGTGAAGTGCCTCCTCGGGAGCCCATGGAGGCCGAAGAAGTGGAGGAGCGtgccccagcccagagcccggagctCACCCCTTCCGGCCCAGCTCCAGCAGGCCCAACACCTGCCCCAGAGACCAATGCACCCAA CCATCCTTCCCCTGCGGAGTATGTTGAAGTGCTCCAGGAGCTACAGCGGCTTGAGAGCCGCCTCCAGCCCTTCATGCAGCGCTACTATGAGGTTCTGGGCGCTGCCGCCACCACGGACTACAACAACAAC CAAGAGGGCCGCGAAGAGGACCAGCGCTTGATCAACTTGGTGGGGGAGAGCCTACGGCTGCTGGGCAACACTTTTGTGGCGCTGTCTGACCTGCGCTGCAACCTGGCCTGTGCGCCCCCACGACACCTGCATGTGGTCCGGCCCATGTCTCACTACACCACCCCCATGGTGCTCCAGCAGGCAGCCATTCCCATCCAG ATCAACGTGGGAACCACCGTGACCATGACGGGGAATGGGACTCGGCCCCCCCCGACTTCTAATGCGGAGGCAGCTCCCCCTGGTCCTGGGCAGGGCTCATCCCTGGCTCCCACTTCTACCACTGTCGAGTCCTCAACTGAGGGTGTTCCCCCACCAGGGCCGGCTCCCCCCCCGACCACCAGCCACCCAAGGGTCATCCGGATTTCCCACCAGAGCGTGGAACCTGTAGTCATGATGCACATGAACATCCAAG ATTCTGGCACACAGCCCGGTGGAGTTCCGAGTGCTCCCACTGGCCCCCTAGGACCCCCTGGTCATGGCCAAACCCTGG GCTCCACCCTCATCcagctgccctccctgccccctgagTTCATGCACGCCGTCGCCCACCAGATCACTCATCAGGCCATGGTGGCAGCTGTTGCCTCCGCGGCCGCAG GACAGCAGGTGCCAGGTTTCCCGACAGCTCCGACCCGGGTGGTGATTGCTCGGCCCACCCCTCCACAGGCTCGGCCTTCCCATCCTGGGGGGCCCCCAATCTCGGGTACTCTA CAGGGCGCTGGACTAGGTACCAATGCCTCTTTGGCCCAGATGGTGAGCGGCCTCGTGGGGCAGCTTCTTATGCAGCCCGTTCTTGTGG CTCAGGGGACCCCAGGAATGGCaccacctccagcccctgccaCTGCTTCAGCCAGTGCAGGCACCACCAACACAGCAACCACAGCTGGTCCTGCCCCCGGGGGGCCCGCCCAGCCTCCACCCCCTCAACCCTCAGCGGCCGATCTTCAGTTCTCACAGCTCCTAGGGAACCTGCTGGGTCCTGCGGGGCCAGGGGCCGGAGGGCCTGGCATGGCTTCTCCCACCATCACCGTGGCGATGCCTGGTGTCCCTGCCTTTCTCCAGGGCATGACCGACTTTCTGCAG GCGACGCAGACGGCCCCtccgcccccaccaccacccccacccccacccccggccccagaGCAGCAGACCATGCCCCCACCAGGGTCCCCTCCTGGTGGCGCAGGGAGTCCTGGAGGCCTGGGTCTTGAGAGCCTTTCACCGGAGTTTTTTACCTCCGTGGTGCAGGGCGTGCTGAACTCCCTGCTGGGCTCCCTGGGGGCTCGGGCTGGCAGTAGTGAAAGTATTGCTGCTTTCATACAGCGCCTCAGTGGATCAAGCAACATCTTTGAGCCTGGGGCTGATGGGGCCCTCG gATTCTTTGGGGCCCTACTCTCTCTGCTGTGCCAGAACTTTTCCATGGTGGATGTGGTGATGCTTCTTCATGGGCATTTCCAGCCACTGCAGCGGCTCCAGCCCCAGCTGCGATCCTTTTTCCACCAGCACTACCTGGGTGGCCAAGAGCCCACACCTGGTAACATACGG ACGGCAACCCACACGTTGATCACAGGGCTGGAAGAGTACGTGCGGGAGAGTTTT TCTTTGGTGCAGGTTCAGCCAGGGGTGGACATCATCCGGACAAACCTGGAATTTCTCCAAGAGCAGTTCAATAGCATCGCTGCTCATGTGCTGCACTGCACAG ACAGTGGATTTGGGGCCCGCCTGCTTGAGTTGTGTAACCAGGGCCTGTTTGAATGCCTGGCCCTCAACCTGCACTGCTTGGGGGGACAGCAGATGGAGCTTGCCGCGGTCATCAATGGCCGAATT CGTCGCATGTCTCGTGGGGTGAACCCGTCCTTGGTGAGCTGGCTGACCACTATGATGGGACTGAGGCTTCAGGTGGTTTTGGAGCACATGCCCGTAGGCCCTGATGCCATTCTCAGATATGTTCGCAGGGTTGGTGATCCCCCCCAG CCACTTCCCGAGGAGCCAATGGAAGTTCAGGGATCAGAGAGAACTTCCCCTGAGCCTCAG CGGGAGAATGCTTCCCCGGCCCCTGGAACAACAGCAGAAGAGGCCATGTCCCGAGGTCCGCCTCCTGCTCCTGAGGGCGGCGGCTCCCGTGACGAACAGGATGGAGCTTCAGCTGAGACAGAACCTTGGGCGGCCGCAGTCCCCCCA GAGTGGGTTCCGATTATCCAGCAGGACATTCAGAGCCAGCGGAAGGTGAAGCCGCAGCCTCCCCTGAGCGATGCCTACCTCAGTGGTATGCCTGCCAAGAGACGCAAG
- the BAG6 gene encoding large proline-rich protein BAG6 isoform X31 has translation MEPSDTTSTTTSMEEPDSLEVLVKTLDSQTRTFIVGAQMNVKEFKEHIAASVSIPSEKQRLIYQGRVLQDDKKLQEYNVGGKVIHLVERAPPQTQLPSGASSGIGSASATHGGGPPPGTRGPGASVHDRNANSYVMVGTFNLPSEPRVRLVMAQHMIRDIQTLLSRMECRGGPQAQHSQPPPQTPTVAPESVALSSQTSEPVESEVPPREPMEAEEVEERAPAQSPELTPSGPAPAGPTPAPETNAPNHPSPAEYVEVLQELQRLESRLQPFMQRYYEVLGAAATTDYNNNQEGREEDQRLINLVGESLRLLGNTFVALSDLRCNLACAPPRHLHVVRPMSHYTTPMVLQQAAIPIQINVGTTVTMTGNGTRPPPTSNAEAAPPGPGQGSSLAPTSTTVESSTEGVPPPGPAPPPTTSHPRVIRISHQSVEPVVMMHMNIQDSGTQPGGVPSAPTGPLGPPGHGQTLGQQVPGFPTAPTRVVIARPTPPQARPSHPGGPPISGTLGAGLGTNASLAQMVSGLVGQLLMQPVLVAQGTPGMAPPPAPATASASAGTTNTATTAGPAPGGPAQPPPPQPSAADLQFSQLLGNLLGPAGPGAGGPGMASPTITVAMPGVPAFLQGMTDFLQATQTAPPPPPPPPPPPPAPEQQTMPPPGSPPGGAGSPGGLGLESLSPEFFTSVVQGVLNSLLGSLGARAGSSESIAAFIQRLSGSSNIFEPGADGALGFFGALLSLLCQNFSMVDVVMLLHGHFQPLQRLQPQLRSFFHQHYLGGQEPTPGNIRTATHTLITGLEEYVRESFSLVQVQPGVDIIRTNLEFLQEQFNSIAAHVLHCTDSGFGARLLELCNQGLFECLALNLHCLGGQQMELAAVINGRIRRMSRGVNPSLVSWLTTMMGLRLQVVLEHMPVGPDAILRYVRRVGDPPQPLPEEPMEVQGSERTSPEPQRENASPAPGTTAEEAMSRGPPPAPEGGGSRDEQDGASAETEPWAAAVPPEWVPIIQQDIQSQRKVKPQPPLSDAYLSGMPAKRRKVCHQSPRHLRVALCDQPNHQLQTGNQQTSLTGTRNRSPSGSQL, from the exons ATGGAGCCCAGTGATACTACCAGTACCACTACCAGTATGGAGGAGCCTGACAGCCTGGAGGTGCTGGTGAAGACCTTGGACTCTCAGACTCGGACCTTTATTGTGGGGGCCCAG ATGAATGTAAAGGAATTTAAGGAGCACATCGCTGCCTCTGTCAGCATTCCCTCTGAGAAACAACGGCTCATCTATCAGGGACGAGTTCTGCAGGATGATAAGAAGCTCCAGGAATACA atgTTGGGGGAAAGGTTATTCACCTGGTGGAACGGGCTCCTCCTCAGACGCAGCTGCCTTCTGGGGCATCTTCTGGGATAGGGTCTGCCTCAGCCACCCATGGTGGGGGACCCCCGCCTGGTACTCGGGGGCCTGGGGCCTCTGTTCATGACCGGAATGCCAACAGCTATGTCATGGTTGGAACCTTCAATCTTCCT AGTGAGCCCCGAGTACGGCTGGTGATGGCTCAGCACATGATCAGAGATATACAGACCTTACTTTCCCGGATGGAG TGTCGAGGGGGACCCCAAGCACAGCACAGTCAGCCGCCCCCACAGACGCCAACCGTGGCCCCGGAGTCTGTAGCCTTGAGTTCTCAAACATCAGAACCAGTTGAAAGTGAAGTGCCTCCTCGGGAGCCCATGGAGGCCGAAGAAGTGGAGGAGCGtgccccagcccagagcccggagctCACCCCTTCCGGCCCAGCTCCAGCAGGCCCAACACCTGCCCCAGAGACCAATGCACCCAA CCATCCTTCCCCTGCGGAGTATGTTGAAGTGCTCCAGGAGCTACAGCGGCTTGAGAGCCGCCTCCAGCCCTTCATGCAGCGCTACTATGAGGTTCTGGGCGCTGCCGCCACCACGGACTACAACAACAAC CAAGAGGGCCGCGAAGAGGACCAGCGCTTGATCAACTTGGTGGGGGAGAGCCTACGGCTGCTGGGCAACACTTTTGTGGCGCTGTCTGACCTGCGCTGCAACCTGGCCTGTGCGCCCCCACGACACCTGCATGTGGTCCGGCCCATGTCTCACTACACCACCCCCATGGTGCTCCAGCAGGCAGCCATTCCCATCCAG ATCAACGTGGGAACCACCGTGACCATGACGGGGAATGGGACTCGGCCCCCCCCGACTTCTAATGCGGAGGCAGCTCCCCCTGGTCCTGGGCAGGGCTCATCCCTGGCTCCCACTTCTACCACTGTCGAGTCCTCAACTGAGGGTGTTCCCCCACCAGGGCCGGCTCCCCCCCCGACCACCAGCCACCCAAGGGTCATCCGGATTTCCCACCAGAGCGTGGAACCTGTAGTCATGATGCACATGAACATCCAAG ATTCTGGCACACAGCCCGGTGGAGTTCCGAGTGCTCCCACTGGCCCCCTAGGACCCCCTGGTCATGGCCAAACCCTGG GACAGCAGGTGCCAGGTTTCCCGACAGCTCCGACCCGGGTGGTGATTGCTCGGCCCACCCCTCCACAGGCTCGGCCTTCCCATCCTGGGGGGCCCCCAATCTCGGGTACTCTA GGCGCTGGACTAGGTACCAATGCCTCTTTGGCCCAGATGGTGAGCGGCCTCGTGGGGCAGCTTCTTATGCAGCCCGTTCTTGTGG CTCAGGGGACCCCAGGAATGGCaccacctccagcccctgccaCTGCTTCAGCCAGTGCAGGCACCACCAACACAGCAACCACAGCTGGTCCTGCCCCCGGGGGGCCCGCCCAGCCTCCACCCCCTCAACCCTCAGCGGCCGATCTTCAGTTCTCACAGCTCCTAGGGAACCTGCTGGGTCCTGCGGGGCCAGGGGCCGGAGGGCCTGGCATGGCTTCTCCCACCATCACCGTGGCGATGCCTGGTGTCCCTGCCTTTCTCCAGGGCATGACCGACTTTCTGCAG GCGACGCAGACGGCCCCtccgcccccaccaccacccccacccccacccccggccccagaGCAGCAGACCATGCCCCCACCAGGGTCCCCTCCTGGTGGCGCAGGGAGTCCTGGAGGCCTGGGTCTTGAGAGCCTTTCACCGGAGTTTTTTACCTCCGTGGTGCAGGGCGTGCTGAACTCCCTGCTGGGCTCCCTGGGGGCTCGGGCTGGCAGTAGTGAAAGTATTGCTGCTTTCATACAGCGCCTCAGTGGATCAAGCAACATCTTTGAGCCTGGGGCTGATGGGGCCCTCG gATTCTTTGGGGCCCTACTCTCTCTGCTGTGCCAGAACTTTTCCATGGTGGATGTGGTGATGCTTCTTCATGGGCATTTCCAGCCACTGCAGCGGCTCCAGCCCCAGCTGCGATCCTTTTTCCACCAGCACTACCTGGGTGGCCAAGAGCCCACACCTGGTAACATACGG ACGGCAACCCACACGTTGATCACAGGGCTGGAAGAGTACGTGCGGGAGAGTTTT TCTTTGGTGCAGGTTCAGCCAGGGGTGGACATCATCCGGACAAACCTGGAATTTCTCCAAGAGCAGTTCAATAGCATCGCTGCTCATGTGCTGCACTGCACAG ACAGTGGATTTGGGGCCCGCCTGCTTGAGTTGTGTAACCAGGGCCTGTTTGAATGCCTGGCCCTCAACCTGCACTGCTTGGGGGGACAGCAGATGGAGCTTGCCGCGGTCATCAATGGCCGAATT CGTCGCATGTCTCGTGGGGTGAACCCGTCCTTGGTGAGCTGGCTGACCACTATGATGGGACTGAGGCTTCAGGTGGTTTTGGAGCACATGCCCGTAGGCCCTGATGCCATTCTCAGATATGTTCGCAGGGTTGGTGATCCCCCCCAG CCACTTCCCGAGGAGCCAATGGAAGTTCAGGGATCAGAGAGAACTTCCCCTGAGCCTCAG CGGGAGAATGCTTCCCCGGCCCCTGGAACAACAGCAGAAGAGGCCATGTCCCGAGGTCCGCCTCCTGCTCCTGAGGGCGGCGGCTCCCGTGACGAACAGGATGGAGCTTCAGCTGAGACAGAACCTTGGGCGGCCGCAGTCCCCCCA GAGTGGGTTCCGATTATCCAGCAGGACATTCAGAGCCAGCGGAAGGTGAAGCCGCAGCCTCCCCTGAGCGATGCCTACCTCAGTGGTATGCCTGCCAAGAGACGCAAG